In Streptomyces sp. NBC_00448, the following are encoded in one genomic region:
- a CDS encoding VOC family protein, translating to MSGRLLTHLRHVDLAVPDYDKQLDFYAGVWGLTKVAEDSGISFLAAEGSPEQYVVRLRKASEKRLDLVSYGAASTADVDTLAEQLLAGDVQLISHPGEVDTPGGGYGFRFFDVDGRTIEVSADVEVRQHRRIEEKEAIPVKLSHVVLNSPDLNRTREWYERHLGFALSDTLSSPHMGEVMHFMRISNQHHSMAIAQGPHTALHHVSFEMRGIDEYMRGSGRVMRAGFKKVWGPGRHMAGDNTFTYFLDPHGNTVEYTTELENLDEDTWHPHVYDFSQPEVTDQWGTANAMNEIVAKESFNDPDRGVFVAPPV from the coding sequence ATGAGCGGACGTCTGCTCACCCACCTGCGGCACGTCGACCTGGCGGTGCCGGATTACGACAAGCAGCTCGACTTCTACGCCGGCGTCTGGGGTCTGACCAAGGTCGCCGAGGACTCCGGGATCTCCTTCCTGGCCGCCGAGGGCTCCCCCGAGCAGTACGTCGTACGGCTGCGCAAGGCCAGCGAGAAGCGCCTCGACCTCGTCTCGTACGGGGCGGCGTCGACGGCCGACGTGGACACCCTCGCCGAGCAACTCCTCGCCGGAGACGTGCAGTTGATATCGCATCCGGGCGAGGTCGACACCCCTGGCGGCGGCTACGGCTTCCGCTTCTTCGACGTCGACGGCCGCACCATCGAGGTCTCCGCCGACGTCGAGGTCCGACAGCACCGCAGGATCGAGGAGAAGGAGGCCATCCCGGTCAAGCTCTCCCACGTCGTCCTCAACTCCCCCGACCTGAACCGCACACGGGAGTGGTACGAGCGCCACCTCGGCTTCGCCCTGTCCGACACGCTTTCCTCGCCGCACATGGGCGAGGTCATGCACTTCATGCGGATCTCCAACCAGCACCACTCGATGGCCATCGCCCAGGGCCCGCACACCGCCCTGCACCACGTCTCCTTCGAGATGCGCGGCATCGACGAGTACATGCGCGGCTCCGGCCGGGTCATGCGGGCCGGGTTCAAGAAGGTCTGGGGCCCGGGCCGGCACATGGCAGGCGACAACACCTTCACGTACTTCCTCGACCCGCACGGCAACACCGTCGAGTACACGACAGAGTTGGAGAACCTCGACGAGGACACCTGGCACCCGCACGTCTACGACTTCTCCCAGCCCGAGGTCACCGACCAGTGGGGCACCGCCAACGCGATGAACGAGATCGTCGCCAAGGAGTCCTTCAACGACCCGGACCGTGGCGTGTTCGTCGCCCCGCCGGTCTGA
- a CDS encoding GNAT family N-acetyltransferase, which produces MSELETPAADGFRSHRTERLELHALVMEHVEAVHDVYGDPATWSHLPQGRHATPQVTAAMIAKAQPSWHEYGLGYWSVLLKAPLPGCSLRPGEIIGTGGVSVVDGDVWNLGYRLTPGVWGRGLAGEIVREALACARAVAPGRPVVARVLSENTASRRVVERAGMVLVREETERSGPAAGRKRLIFSDRHLP; this is translated from the coding sequence ATGTCGGAGCTGGAGACGCCTGCGGCTGACGGATTCCGGTCGCACCGAACCGAACGTCTGGAGTTGCATGCTCTGGTCATGGAGCACGTGGAAGCAGTACACGACGTGTACGGAGATCCAGCAACGTGGTCGCATCTGCCGCAGGGGCGACACGCCACACCCCAAGTCACTGCCGCCATGATTGCCAAGGCCCAGCCGAGCTGGCACGAGTACGGACTGGGCTATTGGTCCGTGCTGCTCAAGGCTCCCCTTCCAGGGTGCTCTCTGCGACCTGGCGAGATCATCGGCACGGGCGGGGTCTCAGTCGTAGACGGGGATGTATGGAACCTCGGCTACAGGCTCACGCCGGGAGTCTGGGGCCGTGGCCTAGCCGGAGAGATCGTCCGCGAGGCACTCGCTTGCGCCCGCGCCGTGGCGCCCGGTCGCCCCGTGGTGGCCCGCGTCCTGTCGGAGAACACAGCATCACGTCGGGTCGTCGAACGGGCAGGGATGGTGCTCGTCCGCGAAGAGACTGAGCGCTCCGGACCCGCTGCTGGCCGCAAGCGGCTCATCTTCAGCGATCGGCACTTGCCCTGA
- a CDS encoding FAD-dependent oxidoreductase, which yields MSTPRTVLVIGGGAAGNAATILLRRAGIAVDLIEAKDDWNATAGSGITLQGNALRVLRELGVWDQVERSGYGFGAVGITAPDGTVLHVAEDLRTGGDDLPATVGMQRPQLQNILIDAVRASGATVRLGLRATSLDLSADDGVTVGFSDDTASRYDLVIAADGMGSTTRAAIGITDRPEPTGMAIWRVAAPRPAGMTRTDLAYGGPAYIAGYCPTSESTLYAYVVEANRDRASIPPTTYADEMRSLARHYGGHWPEITAQITDPTQVNYTWFDRMLVEGSWHRGRVVLVGDAAHCCPPTLAQGAALSLEDAWVLAQLLTGDDAWDDVLFQAYYERRIARVRPVVDASVQLGQWQLDGVRDADVPGLMGRTMTMLRELP from the coding sequence ATGAGCACACCCCGCACGGTCCTCGTCATCGGCGGTGGCGCGGCCGGAAACGCCGCGACGATCCTGCTGCGCCGCGCCGGGATCGCCGTCGACCTGATCGAGGCCAAGGACGACTGGAACGCCACCGCGGGCTCCGGCATCACCCTCCAGGGCAACGCCCTGCGCGTGCTGCGCGAACTCGGCGTGTGGGACCAGGTGGAGAGATCTGGCTACGGCTTCGGCGCGGTCGGCATCACCGCCCCCGACGGCACCGTCCTGCACGTCGCGGAAGACCTGCGTACCGGGGGTGACGACCTGCCCGCCACCGTCGGCATGCAGCGCCCCCAGTTGCAGAACATCCTGATCGACGCGGTCCGCGCCAGTGGCGCCACCGTCCGCCTCGGCCTCCGGGCGACGTCGCTGGACCTGTCCGCAGACGACGGCGTCACCGTCGGCTTCAGCGACGACACCGCATCCCGCTACGACCTGGTCATCGCCGCCGACGGAATGGGCTCCACCACCCGCGCCGCGATCGGCATCACGGACCGGCCCGAACCCACCGGCATGGCCATCTGGCGCGTCGCGGCGCCCCGCCCGGCAGGCATGACCCGTACCGACCTCGCCTACGGCGGCCCCGCCTACATCGCTGGCTACTGCCCCACCAGCGAGAGCACGCTCTACGCGTACGTCGTCGAGGCCAACCGAGACCGCGCCTCCATCCCGCCGACCACGTACGCCGACGAGATGCGGTCCCTGGCCCGGCATTACGGCGGCCACTGGCCCGAGATCACCGCGCAGATCACCGACCCGACGCAGGTCAACTACACCTGGTTCGACCGGATGCTGGTCGAGGGGTCCTGGCACCGCGGCCGCGTCGTCCTCGTCGGCGACGCCGCCCACTGCTGTCCGCCCACCCTCGCCCAGGGCGCGGCCCTGTCCCTGGAGGACGCCTGGGTCCTCGCACAGTTGCTGACCGGAGACGACGCCTGGGACGACGTGCTGTTCCAGGCGTACTACGAGCGGCGGATCGCCCGCGTACGGCCCGTCGTGGACGCGTCCGTGCAGCTGGGCCAGTGGCAGCTCGACGGGGTCCGTGACGCCGACGTGCCCGGCCTGATGGGCCGCACCATGACCATGCTGCGGGAGCTGCCGTGA
- a CDS encoding fumarylacetoacetate hydrolase family protein, protein MSVKPAPASAPFAGPFALATLSAPDGPAFPALVTPEEHVLDLRAGLDNDRLTVRRLLEDWAAVLPRLRDLADDGSVERRPLAQFRVHAPVEPRQVFQSGANYRQHVIDLHVAHRTPGDDRPEDERRAEAAEIMDRRTKADLPYVFIGLPSAITGPYDDVVLPAWAEKPDWELELTAVIGRPAYRISADEALEYVAGYTIANDLTDRATVFRRDMPQIGTDWLRSKNAPGFTPLGPWIVPAESIASPDDLRLVLKLNGETMQDESTKDMIFNVARMVSYASQAAQLLPGDLVLTGSPAGNGMHWGRLLRDGDVMDGSITGLGAQRTRCAAEVAS, encoded by the coding sequence ATGTCCGTGAAACCCGCTCCCGCTTCCGCACCCTTCGCCGGCCCCTTCGCCCTCGCGACGCTCTCGGCCCCGGACGGTCCCGCGTTCCCCGCGCTGGTCACACCCGAGGAGCACGTGCTGGACCTGCGCGCCGGCCTGGACAACGACCGGCTGACGGTACGTCGGCTCCTAGAGGACTGGGCTGCGGTACTGCCGCGACTGCGCGACCTGGCCGATGACGGCTCTGTGGAGCGCAGGCCGCTGGCGCAGTTCCGGGTGCACGCCCCCGTCGAACCGCGGCAGGTCTTCCAGTCCGGCGCCAACTACCGCCAGCACGTCATCGATCTGCACGTGGCGCACCGCACGCCCGGTGACGACCGCCCGGAGGACGAGCGGCGCGCGGAGGCCGCGGAGATCATGGACCGGCGGACGAAGGCCGATCTGCCGTATGTCTTCATCGGCCTGCCGAGCGCCATCACCGGGCCCTACGACGACGTCGTACTCCCCGCATGGGCCGAAAAGCCGGACTGGGAGCTGGAGTTGACGGCCGTGATCGGCCGCCCGGCGTACCGGATCTCCGCCGACGAGGCGCTGGAGTACGTCGCCGGGTACACGATCGCCAACGATCTCACCGACCGCGCGACCGTCTTCCGCCGGGACATGCCGCAGATCGGCACCGACTGGCTGCGCAGCAAGAACGCGCCGGGGTTCACCCCGCTCGGCCCGTGGATCGTGCCCGCCGAGTCGATCGCCAGCCCCGACGACCTGCGGCTGGTGCTGAAGCTGAACGGCGAGACCATGCAGGACGAGTCCACCAAGGACATGATCTTCAATGTGGCGCGGATGGTCTCCTACGCGTCGCAGGCCGCTCAGCTCCTCCCCGGAGACCTGGTGCTGACGGGTTCACCGGCCGGGAACGGCATGCACTGGGGCCGCCTGCTGCGCGACGGAGACGTGATGGACGGCTCCATCACCGGGCTCGGCGCGCAGCGCACCCGATGTGCGGCGGAGGTGGCGTCGTGA
- a CDS encoding LysR family transcriptional regulator → MNLARLDLNLVVALRALLEERNVTRAGQRVGLSQPAMSAALSRLRRHFDDDLLSRVGGHYELTALGQVLLDRTSTAYDVLERLFSSQADFDPAKESREFKLVASDYAVAVFGAELARAVHEEAPGIRLRFAQTPPTVVDDTATLLSTVDGLLMPHGVISDFPATDLYHDRWVFVVADDHPSVTDQLTRQDLEELPWVTYQRTYDAPAVRQLGMLGVEPRVEVSVDSFQLLPQLVGGTRRIAMVQARLARLLAPIAPVRIVEPPYEAVSLREALWWHPVHTHDAAHIWLRETAARVGVRLPAR, encoded by the coding sequence GTGAATCTGGCCCGCCTGGACCTCAACCTCGTCGTGGCCCTGCGCGCGCTACTGGAGGAGCGCAACGTCACCCGTGCCGGACAGCGCGTCGGACTAAGCCAGCCCGCCATGAGCGCCGCCCTGTCCCGGCTGCGCCGCCACTTTGACGACGACCTGCTCTCCCGCGTCGGCGGCCACTACGAACTCACCGCCCTCGGACAGGTACTCCTCGACCGCACCTCCACCGCCTACGACGTCCTCGAACGGCTCTTCTCCAGCCAGGCCGACTTCGACCCGGCCAAGGAAAGCCGTGAGTTCAAGCTGGTGGCCTCCGACTACGCCGTCGCCGTCTTCGGCGCCGAACTCGCCCGCGCCGTCCACGAGGAGGCCCCCGGAATCCGGCTGCGCTTCGCACAGACCCCGCCCACCGTGGTCGACGACACCGCCACCCTGCTCAGCACCGTCGACGGACTGCTCATGCCGCACGGCGTCATCAGCGATTTCCCCGCCACCGACCTCTACCACGACCGATGGGTCTTCGTGGTCGCCGACGACCACCCATCCGTCACCGACCAGCTCACCCGGCAGGACCTCGAGGAACTGCCGTGGGTCACCTACCAGCGCACGTACGACGCACCGGCCGTGCGCCAGCTCGGAATGCTCGGCGTGGAGCCACGCGTGGAGGTCTCCGTCGATAGCTTCCAGCTGCTACCGCAGCTGGTGGGCGGCACCCGGCGCATCGCCATGGTCCAGGCCCGGCTCGCCCGACTGCTCGCGCCGATCGCCCCCGTGCGGATCGTGGAGCCTCCCTACGAGGCGGTCTCCTTGCGGGAGGCCCTGTGGTGGCATCCGGTGCACACGCACGATGCGGCTCATATCTGGCTGCGCGAGACCGCCGCGCGCGTCGGGGTCAGACTGCCCGCGCGATGA
- a CDS encoding cyclase family protein, which yields MTAPHRADPEGAIAEAAKAYSNWGRWGEDDRIGTLNFLDEAKRREGATLVRRGVSFSLAQRFDMDGPQKGWRRRTNPVHTMLDTGTDAALGNQGFPHGIGGADDVIAMPLQCSTQWDGLGHIFDHGKAWNGRPAEQVVTSDGDLVTGIEHMAPYLAGRGILLDVGHVIGEDGELPDGFAITEEHLSTTAKAHGVTVGRGDIALVRTGRLARARREGWGEYAGGPAPGLSFTTAGWLHRTEIAAIATDTWGFEVRPNEFDHAFQPLHQVAIPNMGLLIGEMWDLDALADDCAHDGAYDFWLTAAPLPITGAVGSPVNPVAVK from the coding sequence GTGACGGCTCCGCACCGGGCCGACCCGGAGGGCGCGATCGCCGAGGCAGCCAAGGCGTACTCGAACTGGGGGCGTTGGGGCGAGGACGACCGGATCGGCACGCTCAACTTCCTCGACGAGGCCAAGCGCCGCGAGGGCGCCACGCTGGTACGGCGAGGCGTCAGCTTCTCCCTCGCACAGCGCTTCGACATGGACGGCCCGCAGAAGGGCTGGCGGCGCCGGACCAACCCCGTCCACACAATGCTCGACACCGGTACCGACGCCGCCCTCGGCAACCAGGGCTTCCCGCACGGGATCGGCGGCGCCGACGACGTGATCGCCATGCCGCTGCAGTGCTCCACACAGTGGGACGGGCTCGGCCACATCTTCGACCACGGCAAGGCGTGGAACGGCCGCCCGGCGGAACAGGTCGTCACCTCCGACGGCGACCTGGTCACCGGCATCGAGCACATGGCCCCCTACCTCGCCGGGCGCGGCATCCTTCTCGACGTGGGCCACGTAATCGGCGAGGACGGCGAATTGCCGGACGGTTTCGCGATCACCGAGGAGCATTTGAGCACGACCGCGAAGGCGCACGGCGTGACCGTCGGCCGCGGCGACATCGCGCTGGTGCGCACCGGGCGCCTCGCGCGCGCCCGGCGCGAGGGCTGGGGCGAGTACGCCGGCGGCCCGGCACCCGGCCTCTCGTTCACCACAGCCGGCTGGCTGCACCGCACCGAGATCGCCGCGATCGCCACCGACACCTGGGGCTTCGAGGTCCGGCCCAACGAGTTCGACCACGCCTTCCAACCGCTGCATCAGGTCGCCATCCCCAACATGGGCCTGCTCATCGGCGAGATGTGGGACCTGGACGCGCTCGCCGACGACTGCGCACACGACGGTGCGTACGACTTCTGGCTGACCGCCGCCCCGCTGCCGATCACCGGCGCGGTCGGCTCCCCGGTCAACCCGGTCGCCGTCAAGTAG
- a CDS encoding LacI family DNA-binding transcriptional regulator, which translates to MSDPSFVPRPTLEAVAARAGVSRATASRVVNGSEGVRAPLAERVRRAVDELGYVPNQAARALVTRRNDAIAVVVAEPETRFFADPFFAQQVRGISKELTAHDNQLVLLLTEGAGDYERVGRYLGGGHVDGALIFSLHDDDTLPALARRAGVPTVIGGRPDWSDSETLYVDCDNRGGARDAVQHLLNLGRRRIGHIAGPLDQTASVDRLDGFRDALPDIDPRLIAEGDFTPDGGSQAMARLLDDFPDLDGVFAASDVMASGALRLLRTRGRRVPEDVAVIGFDDIVSVSDWTDPPLTTIRQDIEEMGRMMARLLLRRIEAGAAESGGPALSSIVTRTQLVVRASA; encoded by the coding sequence TTGTCCGACCCGAGCTTCGTGCCCCGCCCCACGCTGGAGGCCGTGGCCGCACGGGCCGGGGTGTCCAGGGCGACCGCTTCCCGCGTGGTCAACGGCAGCGAGGGGGTGCGCGCGCCGCTGGCCGAGCGGGTCCGGCGGGCCGTCGACGAGCTGGGTTACGTGCCCAACCAGGCCGCGCGCGCCCTGGTGACGCGGCGGAACGACGCCATCGCGGTGGTCGTGGCCGAGCCGGAGACGCGGTTCTTCGCGGACCCGTTCTTCGCCCAGCAGGTACGCGGCATCAGCAAGGAACTGACCGCGCACGACAACCAGTTGGTGCTGCTGCTCACCGAGGGCGCCGGCGACTACGAGCGGGTGGGCCGCTATCTGGGCGGCGGCCACGTGGACGGCGCGCTGATCTTCTCGCTGCACGACGACGACACGCTGCCCGCGCTCGCCCGCCGGGCCGGGGTGCCGACGGTGATAGGCGGCCGCCCCGACTGGTCCGACAGCGAGACGCTCTACGTCGACTGCGACAACCGCGGCGGCGCCCGCGACGCGGTCCAGCACCTGCTGAACCTGGGCCGCCGCCGGATCGGCCACATCGCCGGCCCGCTGGACCAGACCGCGTCCGTGGACCGGCTGGACGGCTTCCGCGACGCGCTGCCGGACATCGACCCGCGGCTGATCGCCGAGGGCGACTTCACCCCCGACGGCGGCTCCCAGGCGATGGCCCGGCTGCTGGACGACTTCCCCGACCTGGACGGGGTGTTCGCGGCGTCCGACGTGATGGCCTCGGGGGCGCTGCGGCTGCTGCGCACGCGGGGGCGGCGGGTGCCGGAGGACGTGGCGGTGATCGGCTTCGACGACATCGTGTCGGTCTCCGACTGGACCGACCCGCCGCTGACCACGATCCGGCAGGACATCGAGGAGATGGGCCGGATGATGGCGCGGTTGCTGCTGCGCCGGATCGAGGCGGGCGCGGCCGAGTCGGGCGGGCCCGCGCTGTCGTCGATCGTGACGCGGACGCAGCTGGTGGTGCGCGCGTCGGCGTGA
- a CDS encoding SDR family NAD(P)-dependent oxidoreductase, which yields MSDLHTKRLLGKVVVVTGAARGQGAAEVEALTREGARVIATDVTKAPGIRPLDVTGETQWAQLASELRESYGQIHGLVNNAGVTWRARLDEIRADDFARVHAVNVTGPLLGIQHLTPLMPPGASIVNVGSSAALTAHYPVAYTASKWALRGLSKTAALELGPRGIRVNTIHPGFIETGMTASAAPAFRESNLRETPLGRTGTVDEITPLVTFLLSDDASFITGAEIPVDGGYTAHGGAKSISDALRTEAGS from the coding sequence GTGAGCGACCTGCACACCAAGCGGCTTCTCGGCAAGGTCGTGGTCGTCACCGGCGCGGCCCGCGGGCAGGGCGCCGCCGAGGTCGAGGCGCTCACCCGCGAGGGCGCGCGCGTCATCGCCACCGACGTCACCAAGGCCCCGGGCATCCGCCCGCTCGACGTCACCGGCGAAACGCAGTGGGCCCAACTGGCCTCGGAACTGCGGGAGTCATACGGGCAGATTCACGGCCTGGTCAACAACGCGGGCGTCACCTGGCGGGCCCGTCTGGACGAAATACGCGCCGACGACTTCGCCCGCGTCCACGCTGTCAACGTCACCGGCCCGCTGCTGGGCATCCAACACCTCACCCCACTGATGCCACCCGGCGCCTCGATCGTCAACGTCGGCTCCTCCGCCGCCCTCACCGCCCACTACCCGGTCGCGTACACGGCCAGCAAATGGGCCCTGCGCGGCCTGTCCAAGACCGCGGCACTCGAACTCGGGCCACGCGGCATCCGCGTCAACACCATCCACCCCGGCTTCATCGAGACCGGGATGACCGCGTCGGCCGCCCCCGCCTTCCGCGAGAGCAACCTTCGCGAGACCCCGCTCGGCCGCACCGGCACCGTCGACGAGATCACCCCGCTCGTCACGTTCCTGCTGTCGGACGACGCCTCCTTCATCACCGGGGCCGAGATCCCGGTCGACGGCGGCTACACCGCCCACGGCGGCGCCAAGTCGATCTCCGACGCCCTGCGCACGGAAGCCGGATCGTAA
- a CDS encoding amidohydrolase family protein — MTTTPPTVDVHAHVLLPEIEALVDGLPGLAEAKALDARRNGPAALQVNGPMIGERIARLTDPAVRLAAMDAQGVDVQLVSPSPSHYHYWANEETAEKVYRLANEATAAHCSAAPDRLHGLGLVPLQHPEEAVRALEHALAQGLSGVEISSHAPGCELSDPAYEPFWSRAEETGAIVFLHPFGCTLDERLDQWYLSNSVGQPTENAVALSHLIFSGVLDRHPGLKVIAAHGGGYLPTHIGRADHAWTTRTDAGSGCVNLPSSYLKRLYLDSLVHDPYVLRELVRAAGADRVLLGSDFPFDMGTEDPLSALRAARLPDAAFHAVRGGNAAALLHLRKD; from the coding sequence GTGACGACGACACCGCCCACGGTCGACGTGCACGCCCACGTCCTGCTGCCCGAGATAGAGGCACTGGTGGATGGCCTGCCCGGGCTCGCCGAGGCAAAGGCCCTGGACGCGCGGCGCAACGGACCGGCCGCCCTTCAGGTCAATGGCCCGATGATCGGCGAACGCATCGCCCGTCTCACCGATCCGGCCGTCCGCCTCGCGGCGATGGACGCCCAGGGTGTGGACGTCCAACTGGTCAGTCCGTCCCCCTCGCACTACCACTACTGGGCCAACGAGGAGACGGCCGAGAAGGTGTACCGGCTCGCCAACGAGGCAACCGCGGCGCACTGTTCGGCCGCACCGGATCGGCTGCACGGCCTCGGTCTCGTACCGCTGCAGCATCCCGAAGAGGCAGTGCGCGCGCTCGAACACGCCTTGGCGCAGGGCCTGTCCGGGGTGGAGATCTCCAGCCACGCCCCGGGGTGCGAACTGTCCGACCCTGCCTACGAACCCTTCTGGTCACGCGCCGAGGAGACCGGCGCGATCGTCTTCCTGCACCCCTTCGGCTGCACCCTCGACGAGCGCCTCGACCAGTGGTACCTGTCCAACTCCGTCGGCCAGCCCACCGAGAACGCCGTCGCCCTCTCCCACCTCATCTTCTCCGGCGTCCTGGACCGTCACCCCGGCTTGAAGGTCATCGCGGCGCACGGCGGCGGATACCTCCCCACCCACATCGGCCGCGCCGACCACGCCTGGACGACCCGCACCGACGCCGGTTCCGGCTGTGTGAACCTGCCCAGCAGCTACCTCAAGCGTCTCTACCTCGATTCCCTGGTACACGACCCGTACGTACTGAGGGAGTTGGTGCGTGCCGCGGGCGCCGATCGGGTGCTGCTCGGCTCCGACTTCCCCTTCGACATGGGCACCGAGGACCCGCTCAGCGCGCTGCGCGCCGCACGTCTACCCGACGCCGCATTCCACGCCGTCCGCGGCGGCAACGCGGCCGCCCTCCTCCATCTCCGGAAGGACTGA
- the rsgA gene encoding ribosome small subunit-dependent GTPase A: MPYGWDDVWEAEFVPYAERGLVPGRVVRVDRGRCDVFTAEGVARADTEYVVPKDPMRVVCTGDWAALDPAGHDPRFVRELLPRRSRFVRSTSSKRSEGQVLAANLDHVAVCVSLALELDLGRLERFVSLAWESGAQPVVVLTKADLVPDTTHLLADAEAAAPGVRVVVASAESGEGLDELGELLAEGSTVLLGQSGAGKSTLTNALAGVSVQEVQATRDADGKGRHTTTTRDMVPLPDGGVLIDTPGLRGVGLWDAETGLGQVFAEIEQLAADCRFPDCSHQAEPGCAVLAALDDGTLPQRRLDSYRKLLRENAWIASRTDQRLRAELRREWKQRSAAGREMYERKRGGGGGHRHGQVR, translated from the coding sequence GTGCCCTACGGCTGGGACGACGTGTGGGAGGCGGAGTTCGTGCCGTACGCCGAGCGTGGGCTGGTGCCCGGGCGGGTGGTGCGGGTGGACCGTGGACGGTGTGATGTGTTCACGGCCGAGGGCGTGGCGCGCGCCGACACCGAGTACGTCGTGCCGAAGGACCCGATGCGCGTGGTGTGCACCGGGGACTGGGCCGCGCTCGATCCGGCCGGCCACGACCCCCGTTTCGTGCGGGAACTGCTGCCCCGGCGCTCCCGGTTCGTCCGGTCCACGTCGTCGAAGCGGTCGGAGGGCCAGGTGCTGGCGGCGAACCTGGACCACGTGGCGGTGTGCGTCTCGCTCGCCCTCGAACTGGACCTGGGACGGCTGGAACGGTTCGTCTCGCTGGCCTGGGAGAGCGGAGCGCAGCCGGTCGTGGTGCTCACCAAGGCCGACCTGGTGCCCGACACCACCCATCTGCTCGCCGACGCGGAAGCCGCCGCGCCCGGGGTGCGGGTGGTGGTGGCGAGCGCCGAGAGCGGTGAAGGGCTCGACGAGCTGGGCGAGTTGCTCGCCGAGGGCAGCACGGTGCTGCTCGGGCAGTCCGGCGCCGGCAAGTCGACGCTGACCAACGCCCTGGCCGGGGTGTCCGTCCAGGAGGTGCAGGCCACCCGGGACGCCGACGGCAAGGGCCGGCACACCACGACCACCCGGGACATGGTGCCGCTGCCGGACGGGGGAGTGCTCATCGACACCCCCGGGCTGCGCGGCGTCGGGCTGTGGGACGCCGAGACCGGACTCGGCCAGGTCTTCGCCGAGATCGAGCAACTGGCCGCGGACTGCCGCTTCCCGGACTGCTCGCACCAGGCCGAGCCGGGGTGCGCGGTGCTCGCCGCGCTGGACGACGGCACCCTGCCGCAGCGCCGCCTCGACAGCTACCGCAAGCTGCTGCGCGAGAACGCCTGGATCGCCTCCCGCACCGACCAGCGACTGCGCGCCGAACTGCGCCGTGAGTGGAAGCAGCGGTCGGCGGCCGGCCGGGAGATGTACGAGCGCAAGCGCGGCGGGGGCGGCGGCCACCGCCACGGCCAGGTCCGCTGA
- a CDS encoding CoA transferase subunit A encodes MDKVIGSAAEAVADIPDGASLAVGGFGLSGIPGTLIDALHAQGAHGLKVVSNNCGVDDHGLGVLLSARRIARVTGSYVGENKEFARQYLSGELEVELTPQGTLAERLRAGGAGIPAFYTPAGVGTQVADGGLPWLYAPDGTVAVASPPKETRTFRGRPHVLEHGITTDYALVRAWRGDRHGNLVFRRAAANFNPLAAMAGGVTLAEVEELVEPGELSPDAIHLPGIFVQRMVRLTPEQAAAKRVERRTTSTPSTREPVRS; translated from the coding sequence GTGGACAAAGTCATCGGCAGCGCCGCAGAGGCGGTCGCCGACATCCCCGACGGCGCCTCCCTCGCCGTCGGCGGCTTCGGCCTCTCCGGTATCCCTGGCACCCTCATCGACGCTCTCCATGCCCAGGGCGCACACGGGTTGAAGGTCGTCTCGAACAACTGCGGCGTCGACGACCACGGCCTGGGCGTGCTGCTCTCCGCCAGGCGCATCGCCCGCGTCACCGGCTCCTACGTCGGAGAGAACAAGGAGTTCGCCCGCCAGTACCTCTCCGGAGAACTCGAGGTGGAACTCACCCCGCAGGGCACCCTCGCCGAACGCCTGCGCGCGGGCGGGGCCGGCATCCCGGCCTTCTACACCCCGGCCGGCGTCGGCACCCAGGTCGCGGACGGCGGCCTGCCCTGGCTCTATGCCCCGGACGGCACCGTTGCTGTGGCCTCCCCGCCCAAGGAAACCCGCACTTTCCGCGGCCGCCCGCACGTCCTGGAGCACGGCATCACCACCGACTACGCCCTGGTGCGCGCCTGGCGCGGGGACCGCCACGGCAACCTCGTCTTCCGCCGTGCCGCCGCCAACTTCAACCCCCTGGCCGCCATGGCCGGCGGTGTCACCCTCGCCGAGGTGGAAGAACTCGTGGAACCAGGCGAGCTGTCCCCCGACGCCATCCACCTCCCCGGGATCTTCGTCCAGCGGATGGTGCGTCTCACCCCGGAACAGGCCGCTGCCAAGCGGGTCGAGCGCCGGACGACTTCCACTCCTTCGACACGAGAGCCGGTACGTTCCTGA